The Methanosarcina barkeri str. Wiesmoor DNA segment TGATTGACCTGGGCATGGCTATAGGAGCCGATGTTTCTCAGGGGGCCCCAGGTGATGCCCTCGAGTATACTGCAGCTGCAGGAGGAGTTGCCTGCCTCATTGGGAAAAAAGAATCCGAACTTGCCGCAATTATTGAAGATACTTATTCTTTTACAACTGACACCCCTGACTTCTGGAGAAGGGAAGGAATGCCCTATCCTGAACACGGAGGCCGTTTTACAGGAGAGCCAGGCTACTTCAAGCATGTGACTAACGGCGCAAAAGGTCTTCTGAATAAACTTGGAACAAAGCCTGAAGATTATGATTATGCGGTTTTCCATCAGCCAAATGGTAAATTCCCTACCAAAGCTGCAAAAACCCTGGGTTTCACTAAGGCCCAGATTGCTCCAGGACTTGTAGTTCCAAAAATCGGGAACACGTATTCAGGTTCCTGTCTTATGGGAATTGCTGCAACTCTGGACCAGGCAAAACCAGGGGACAGAATTTTCGCGACTGCATTCGGGTCAGGTGCAGGGTCTGATGCTTTTAGTATAACGGTTACAGATAGGATCGAGGAAATACGAAACAGGGCTCCGACGGTTTCCGAACTGATTAAAGATCCTATATATATTGACTATGCAAGATACGCCAAACATAAAGGTAAGATCCGCAGGTCATGAAAACGGAGTGAAGAATATGAGAGACGTAGCAATTATCGGAGTAAAGAATACCAAGTTCGGAGAACTCTGGGGACGTTCCCTGAGGGATATAGTAGTAGAAGCCGGGGCCGGAGCACTCGAAGACGCAGGTATTGGTGGAAAAGAAATCGACTCCCTCTACGTAGGAAACATGAGCGGAGGCCGATTTATTGATCAGGAACATATAGGGGCTCTTATCGCGGACTATTCGGGACTTTCCAAGAACCTGCATGTGCCGGCTACGCGAGTTGAAGCTGCCTGTGCGTCGGGTGGGCTTGCCCTTCGACAGGCCATCATGGCTGTAGCTTCCGGTTATAACGATATCGTGATTGCAGCAGGAGCAGAAAAAATGACTGATGTAGAGTCTGAGGAAGCGTCTTCAGCTCTTGCAGCAGCGGCCGATCGGGAGTGGGAAGGGATGACAGGGGCAACTTTTCCCGGGATTTATGCAATGATTGCAAGGTTGCATATGCACAGGTATGGGACTACCAGCGAACAGCTTGCCGAAGTTGCCGTAAAGAATCATAAAAATGGCTCTTTGAATCCTATTGCTCAGTATAAAAACAGAATCACTGTGGACGACGTATTGAACTCTATAATGGTAGCCGATCCTTTACATATTTTTGACTGTTCTCCAATAACTGACGGCGCTTCAGCTCTTGTGCTTGCCCCAGCGGATATTGCGCACAAGTACACGGATACTCCTATTTATATCAGGGCAACCGCTCAGGCAAGTGATACAATTGCGCTTCATGACCGGCGGGATATAACAACCCTCGATGCAACCGTGGTGGCTGCAAAACGCGCATATTCCATGGCAAAACTGAGGCCTGAAGATATCGACCTTGTGGAAGTACATGACTGCTTCACCATTGCTGAGATTTGCGCAATTGAAGACCTCGGGTTTGCAGAAAAAGGAAAAGGCGGAATTGTCACAGCAAACGGGGAAACCGCAATAGGAGGCAGGATTCCTGTCAATACATCCGGCGGCCTCAAGGCCTGCGGACATCCAGTAGGGGCAACAGGCGTAAAGCAGGCCGTAGAAATTGTAACTCAGCTGCGCGGAGACGCAGGCAAGCGTCAGATCGAAGGCGCAGAGTACGGCATGACCCATAATGTAGGAGGGTCAGGAGCAACAGCAGTAGTGCATATTTTTTCGAGGGAGAGGTGA contains these protein-coding regions:
- a CDS encoding hydroxymethylglutaryl-CoA synthase, which gives rise to MTIGIVSYGAYVPRYRIKVEEIARVWGDDANALKSGLMVYEKSVPDIDEDAATIAVEAARYAMTRSGVDPERIGAVYTGSESHPYAVKPTSTIVSQAIGATPNMTAADFEFACKAGTAAVQACMGLVSSGMIDLGMAIGADVSQGAPGDALEYTAAAGGVACLIGKKESELAAIIEDTYSFTTDTPDFWRREGMPYPEHGGRFTGEPGYFKHVTNGAKGLLNKLGTKPEDYDYAVFHQPNGKFPTKAAKTLGFTKAQIAPGLVVPKIGNTYSGSCLMGIAATLDQAKPGDRIFATAFGSGAGSDAFSITVTDRIEEIRNRAPTVSELIKDPIYIDYARYAKHKGKIRRS
- a CDS encoding thiolase domain-containing protein translates to MRDVAIIGVKNTKFGELWGRSLRDIVVEAGAGALEDAGIGGKEIDSLYVGNMSGGRFIDQEHIGALIADYSGLSKNLHVPATRVEAACASGGLALRQAIMAVASGYNDIVIAAGAEKMTDVESEEASSALAAAADREWEGMTGATFPGIYAMIARLHMHRYGTTSEQLAEVAVKNHKNGSLNPIAQYKNRITVDDVLNSIMVADPLHIFDCSPITDGASALVLAPADIAHKYTDTPIYIRATAQASDTIALHDRRDITTLDATVVAAKRAYSMAKLRPEDIDLVEVHDCFTIAEICAIEDLGFAEKGKGGIVTANGETAIGGRIPVNTSGGLKACGHPVGATGVKQAVEIVTQLRGDAGKRQIEGAEYGMTHNVGGSGATAVVHIFSRER